CAGCAACGAATTCTATTCCCTGGTATTTCGTGTACCAAAACTCAGCCGTAATTACAATCGAATCCCCTTACAATGCTGCTTCGCTTAGAAACATTTGAATTAGCAGAGAAAAACGTACCGATTCGAGGTTGAGGGCGGAGGGCACTTATGTTCGTCATCGtcgtctttctttctccattTCCATGCGAAATCCTAATTAATCTGCTTCTCGAGCGAAGCAGCTAAAACGACCAGAATACTTTAGAACGCTTTCGCCACGGTCGGGAAGATCGAGTGGCTTAAGTAGGTTCATGCTCGAAAACCGCTGAATTAGGTGAAACACGGCATTCCGCGTGGTTTCTACTCGACTTGCTCGTGATTTGAACAATCGGTACGACCGATTTGAATACATCCACGGGGGAAAAAGCCTGGGATGGTGATTAAGCGtcgttgaaaaaagaaaagaaaaagagaaaaagaaaagaaaaaaagaaaagtaaaagttGCGAGATGCTGGATATACCGTCGTGAATTATCGTGGATCTTCCGGCATAATCACGCGAACTTTTCCAATAACCGAGAATTCAGTGGAAAAAACgcagtgaaatatttttcacagcAGTTTTAATCGTTTCTGAAAACTTTGCCAGTCGGAACGGTCTGATATCTGGCCGTTGAAGCTCAAactgtttctttttaaagaaccATCGGTCAGTGATTTTAATCCCCGGTTCGGTTGCGATTGGCTGACCTTTACTTAACTCTTTGCCAGATCACCTTAATGGCTCTGCGCAACATTGCATTGCGACCTTGATATTGGATTCGATATATCACAGTGTGCTACAAGCAGTTCTGTAAGAGCTTGGAGAGTTTCAAATATATGGAAATTGACCTTTTAAGTGAAATTTGTTACACGTGTGGATTTTCTAATTACGATTAACTGATATCGTCAATATTGTCACGAATTTACAAAAATCGTTGATTTTATCGTagttgtaaattgtaaattaatgattATTTGAATCGTCCCAACGTTCTTGTATCTTATTagctttttacaaaattctggAGGAATTTTAATGgagttattatttttgtttattactttttattgcTTTCTTTATTGTCTTCGTTTATTGCTTTGAATATATCATAGATTTATGTGGATTATgagaaaatatgatttattacCCGATTAATTGTGCAACAAACGTAGCatttatcgattaattttaagaattaaaaattttaattggtaGCTTCTTTTGCTTTCATCGTGTCTATCTTTCGTTATTGCGGACGAAGCTGCGATGATAGTgtgagaaatattttgataactGGTGAATTCATCGAGTCCCGTGTAATTCCTATGTTCTTTACATTCGATCCATCGTTCGGATACACTTGTGGATCGTAAAATAGAACATTGTCGtttatttgaagaaataaaaactatATTCCGATCCGCGGATAAAAATCGAGACAAAATCGGTGATTGAAGCATTACACACAGAATACATAGAGTATCGTGTCGGAACGATTAGAAATACAAAAACGGAGATAAAATACCATCGATGTTTCATCCTTTTGTTCTTTCCCTATCCCTCTCTTCTTTCACCTTTGTCAACGGAGCTTTTTGTTACTCGAGCAAGCATTAAATGCGTTTTTACAAAAGCATTGTTAATCGAAGCGATATATCAACTTCGATCCAAACAATATCTCTTGATGTTctacattatatttacaattacacGTATATGAATCAGTATCAAATTCCATGAAAGTTGATAATTTTCATTGTAATTACGTCCACCAAATGAATAGGTAATTCTGATTTTGAAATCGTCGAAAACAAAACGTGTGTTTCCCTCTGAATGTCGCAGTATAAACACGGAACACCGTCTAATCTACTTTCAAGATCGTGTTAACTTCCCGAAAACGAAGGAACACCTTCGTCTTCGAGGAGAATGCAATTGCCGGCGTAATTCGTAAGTACGCAAACCTAATGAAAATCGAGAAACAGCCTCGTGCCGGATATTAATAAGAAGCCAGTTGGCGGGGACACGGCTGAGAATTCGCGGAAATTCGGATGGATGCGCGAAACTACGATTACCCGTGTACAGGAGAAACGAGGCTGCAGCCGAAGCAGGACGTGTTCGCGGGAGATTGCATAAGTGTGGcattaattatttctgtaGTGGCGGGAACGTGGTGTTTGCGATCTACTCGACTTTTTGCTGCTTCTGCACCCGGCCCTGCACTTACGAGGGTAGAAAAGGGCGGAAATGCCGGCAATTTCCCACTCACGGACGGGATCTCCGGGAATTACACCGCTTTTTAACGCTTTAATCGTCCCAACGTCTTGCCTGCTTCTTATTTTCCTCTTGGAAAAACAATTACGAGCTACGGGTTTGTACAGCGTCTTCAGGCGCAACGTGTACTCTACTGCTGATTCTAAAATGGAATAGAAACTGCGGACGAAGAGGAAATTTGTACAGTAGAACCTCGATTATCCGAATCTCCGTTATCCGAATTCTCTATTATCCGAATCCTCTGTTATCCGTACGTTTCATTATCCGAGCACGTTTCGCATGTAGAAAGTTCAATCCTCTAGaagaatttttgttaactACCAAGAAAAGAGAGATACAATTTCACAAGCAATTAAAAGTATCGTTGTTATATGGTGGCATCTGCTTGGGTGGCCATTAAATGTGTGATACTAAAAAGAGCATGGAAAAAACCATCGAAAACACCACGCAGGAGgaagtgaaaaatattattacaagtGTGGGAGAAACTCTTCCTGTGTTGTTGCAGAAACGCTCTTTCTACGATATCAGAATTCGCGATAACGACGATATGATTGAATGACTTCAACGTGCTGAATTGTTCTTCAATTGATCGTGACGTTGACTAATGTTACGTGTGCCTTGAATAACAGATTGGAACATGAATATAATGCGGTAATGATGACATCCTTCAACATTTCGAAGCAGTTCGAGGCTTTGGAAATAGAGTCAAGATGGTAGGAGGCACGAAAAGAGTGTAATCTTAACGAATTAAATCTTCTCAAAAAGTTGTGTGATTCAGCAGCTAAAGAGATCCTGAATTCATAAGGCTTTagcatattttatttcattatttatgctttttttaaatacgtaCATGAAGGTGAACATCAGGGGAACAACTGTTATTCGAAAATTCTCTTATCCTGAAATTAATTCGGATAATCGAAGTTTCATTGTAATATCAAGGCTTTTCAGAAACAGTTACACGTATCCTTTggtgtaatataaattattaatgaagATAAACGAATTTAAGTTTAACCCTCGAATCGCAAGTCATTACAATATAAGAAATTTCCTCCATTTTGTGTCTTCGCTCTTTAAGAACATAATTTGCTATTCTTTACTCGTTTCGGGAAAGAACAAGATTACAAACTTTAGATTTGTTCCCGGAAGCTTCTCTGTTTTCGAATGAAACAGGAAAAAACGAAATACCTTTCCATAAAGACATTTCAGATCCGTACCATTCAAAGTATCTTTCTGGAACATGTCCTTTCGAATAGGTTTTTCCTGAGAATCTCTTAGCGTCCTGATATGTAGTACGAAGacatttatacgttaaaatctCTAAATCTGCAAGTATCAactgtaaatattttgtaaagatACACAAGACATCTGTATTACGAAGATATGAAAAcatataaatacgaatatCTAAAGGAGCCAATAAAGAAACTGGAATGGTTCGGGAATATCATAAAGACATACGTCtaacataaatttgaaatgtGCATCGAATGCGAACGGTCGATAAGCCgtacaaaaatgaaacgtatTTTTCCATGTTGTTCGATAGAAGATACGAGAATTTTACGAACCACAAGGAAATTCAGCCGTACGTTATAAACGTCCAACATATAATAACATGGATAACGATAAATGCACAATGTTCATcgagaattaataaattcaaacTACTCAAAGTACATTCATAAAATGTTATTCGATTCAAAGTAAAATTCAGTTCCCTCTGAGCTGCTATTTCTTGAAAGTAGGTCtcttatcttctttcttcaaagagaaaatatttcgtttgtaGGGAGGAAGTCTCCGAGGACTTAGAAAAGGAGCTGAAGCTGAACACTGAACACATAGACTGCACGACACGAAAGTTTCCGTTTCGTCatacacaaacaaaaagaaGGGCAGAAGTAACTACATTACGGGTATCTTGTAATACAGTATCTGTTGTTACGTGTATTTGAACAGAGACGAGTACCAGAAATTTCGAGAAACAGATTAATAGAAATGACATGGAATTAGGAACGATCTGTTAGTTCTCGTGTTTATCCAGAAAAcacaaagaaattttcattgcGTGTATTCTCATAAGGCAAATGAGTCGAGAACGATCTTtcacaaataattaaaatcgaaagaaaTGTCAATTGAAATTCAGTTTTCACATATTCTACGCTTATGCACATACGTATGTAGATCTTCTCGAAGGATTATATATAAtgctcattttttaaatatttcaattattaattactgaTAAAATTAAGTGGCGATAAATGGCATATTGATGATGAGAGAGATTGCGAAGGATTTTTGCAAAGAAAACGATAGCAGTTTGGAAACATTTGGAGaaactaaaagaaaagaatgtcTACTTTTAGAGATTTTTCGATATATAAACACTTTACAtcagatatataaatatataggtCTTTCTGCGTGATCAGAGTATAAACAACTGCTTTCAAATTCATTTAATCTTGTTCCTTTCCCAGtcaattgaattatttaaaactaatTTTGCGACCTTccttattgttcttcttactCCTCAAACACGAAGCTTTTCTTCAATATACCGAactattaaaagaataaaagagaagTAATCGCGACATAGTAAATTGCACATTTAATGACGATAATCCATGAAGCGATTGATAACGAAATCCGATAAAACCAAAAGCATTGATATACATAGATAATGATAACTAATTAGTCAGTGGAGTATATAAAGCGAACCTGAAATGTTGGCCAGACAAGTCGTGTGTACGGTAACTCAGTGTTTGGATATTTAGAGCGTTTTTCTCTCGCAAACGCAAAATGAAAGGTAAGCGAGCTACTTTAATGGATACctaggaatattttattcggtGAAATGTCAATGAGAATTAGGAACTGGAATTTGAGCTATTTACGCGAAAGTAAATCTGAGATAAATAGAATCTTGATCATTGCTTTCTTTTCATATCGTATATATTCCACGCTATACTAAAACGAGTACGTAGCATAATTGAAATGTGAAATCTCCGTTATCTGAACTAATAGGAAGACAAAATTTCTCGATCATTCTGCTCGATTATTctaatttctatgaaattcaAAATCTTAGCCGAAATATTGCTTCGAAAGTGGATTGAACCTCGTAGAGAAATGATTCTGACAGACCTGTTCTTGTCCTTTTTTAGCCCTGGTTTTCGTTGTTCTTGTGGCTTTCCTGATTTGCGTAAACTGTAAGAGTCAACAGAGTCTAGATGCTTATGCACAAGATTGTGAACTTATAACCGAGAAGCAGATGATGATTGCTCATAGATGCAATTGCAgcaattttatcatttgttCGGTGAATCCGCCAGTTCTCATGTCGTGTCCAGTCGGCCTGCGCTTCAATCAAGAGATACAAGTTTGCGATTACAAATTCAACGTGAAATGCGTTCCCGAAACAGGATGTCCACCTTCGTAACTATCAACCTGTTAGTTTTACgaattctatttattctatttgtcTCTGTATAGAAATATGTTTCGTAGTCATTGCTGTTTCTAGAACTGTAATTCTAAACGCTGATCCACCGTTTTCAAGTTGTGTATCACATGTCTAAAATACGAAGTACACGCATAAATACGTAAAAACAGACAATCTTATCGATCGATGATTGAGAAACGAtaacgtgaaatatttaaaaagacacTTGCGAGGAGATTAAACTTTATTTACAGTAACTGGCATTAATAATCAAGCATCGTACCTTCCAAGATATTTCTACTACATGTGTATTTTTTACGATAGCATTCGTCGCTTCATTATCTTCTGATTCACTGGAAcgaatattcatatattatatttcgtttcTATAGTGCACGCGACTTTTCAACTAACGAACGTGAAATTCAATACGccgaaatttttgtataaaaagcaatatattccttaacgaaatattataatgttacgtataacgaataTCTATGTTGTACTGTATTTATTATCAAGCATGATCAATATATTGTCAAGCGcatactttctaaaatataacaacatttcaaagtatctAGATAGTTTTATTCGGGATAGAGGATATTTTACAAACTTCATAATGCTTGAAATTAATCTATCGATAATCCTCGgcataaattagaaattcgaAACTCGTTTCCAACAGTTAGAATAGCTGAAGGATAGCCCGCTACTATCCCCAAATTTATTCcctataaaattattccagGGAAGCCACTTAATTTGTGCAGGGAAGCATTATtaaatagataatataatactcACAGTTGAGAGCCCCTTCGTCTGGTGCGACGTTCTTCGTCAGGGCCTAAAACAGACGGAGGCACCACCTTtggcgaaaccactgccacaGGAGATGCTTCCAAGTTCATCATACTCTCATCTTCAGCTCCGACTTCATAGGGCATCACCGGCTTCACTGCTCGAAACGATGATCTACGAGCGGTCGGTCTTTCCTCTGGTTTCCTGCCACCTgggagaaagaaattttcattcgtgCGACCGCCTTTATATGTTCATTTAGTAACAGCAGTATTATTCTACGGATATATTAAAGTTATCAGAGTTAAGTTGCAGCGGCAgcgaataaaaattcagacagaatttaatattataatatttccaaGATAGAATTAAATTCCCTAAATGCCTTAAATACCCTAAGATTAAGTAACCTAATTCAAATGTAATCCAAACTGTCGTGGTCTCTTATGGCCCAAAGGTATTACTCAAGGCTTAATCCCTCGTGTTTAGTACGTCAGAAACAACTTTcgagttattaataatttaaaacattttttcgtatGCATCGCTCATCGTTCAAACCGGTTTGGTATTTTATTGCAAGAAAAGCTtctgttttttaataataaacaaattttaagttACTTTCACCTATAGTtaattatgaagaattattcgTTCggtttgtttaattatttcagaaAATTCTGTAACTATGTTCCACGGATATAGCCGTGTAATCATACTGTTGACTTTTAACCGCTATGATGGATCAAGCATCTTCATTacgtaaaaagaaaggaataagTTCAAGGATGAGAAAATTATAGAGGTATTTTTAGCAACTTTATATCCTGACACGCATACTGTCGTTCAAGGATCGAATGAATAATTTTCGCAATTACGATCGAATCTCCTTAACCTGCTTCCGTAAAGGGTTTAAACCGAATTAAAGCCTCAAATACCGCGTAACAAGCGCGTAAATTAATTAGAACGATGTTCACCTCGTTACAAAGTATTTCGACCATTAGAGATTAAAGTTTGAGTTAGAGATCCGACCAAAATTAAACGAAGTTAGGCCCGGGCAGGCTTCTGGACATAGATGTGACTAACTAGGAGCCGCGCTTCCTGAAGGCAGCTAAACTCGATTACATGTCCACAGGACTTTCGTCCAGTCTCGTAAGGATCGCAAAAGGCACCGCTGAGATAATCGAATGGTCTGTCCTTTTGTAACTATCCTACGGCGATCCCTGCGGTCGGACACAGGATGACATACTCTTATGTCTAACCACCATGACAAATATCACGTCTGGGAACAATTTAAACGCATTAACTTGGTCGGACCAcgttcgtatattttatatatatataaatggaaGTAAGGTAaggcaaaaaaaaaacgataaaTTCGAGACAATGAATAAATTGGAGATTAGGTAGCAAAGATATCCATTATTACCTGGTATCTTACAATGCAAATGTTTCGATTGTGTATCAATGTTTCGCTATGTAAATTCGCTTTTCCACTTTGGTATGCTCTTATTTCGTTCCTTCTTATCGTTGATCTGAATTGCAATAAAATTGCaggatattatattatatatattttgtaatatctggtattagtatttaatttaaGATGTTAAtcatataatgaattttccaCTCAGTGACGCTCTACTTTCCCGTGcgtcattttatttctatttaaagcaaattacattatatttgcACGGATTAAAATCatctaattaaaattgatcTATCCTTGTTAATTTCTTagtttcaattattataaaagtttaaaaaacgACTTAATGTCGACAGGTTAATTAAaagctttctaaaatattccaaaattaatgtttcacaaataaatcttttaatattctGAATGATTTTCATGATTGATTACGCTGTACGTGACTATTCACCGCCATTTTCAATATATCTGCTCAGTACGTTAACACCAAACGGTATTAGTATTTAAATACACGAGATACGAACGTCAAAGAGACAATTATCGAATTTTCATACTTCGTTTcactaaatttaatttcatcgcGATCGTTGTTCCATTAAAATGACAAAGATACAGTGCACGCAACGCGGTTAATAATCGGCATTCACTGAGTGCGTTATATCATAATGGAAAACTGCAATTTATCAACTACTTACATATGACGCcctttaattaaaacaagaattaattaatgcaGCCGCTGTATCATAAATTTTCCATGATCCCCAGCTTCATAATATCAAATACgtgatgaaaaattacgttAATATACTTAATTACTAAATCGGCATGCGTCCCCTTTCTGCTTTCGAATATTCTGCAGTTGACGagatcgaaattttattattgcacGTTGCAGCCGTGACAACATTTGTATCGTAAATTCTATAAAGTTCGCAAATTCtagaaattagaaatgtcAGAAATCGatgttttctaaataatttcattgcaaTAATATTGCATGATATTGCGCGATATTGCGTAATACAGCCCATCCTTACCTAATGAAAGTTTAATCGTAAAAGATATCGTAAATTGTCAAAGCTTACGCACAGCCGAATATTTAGACTTTAAAAAGTGGAGAAAATCAATCACGCAGAAGAATCTAATAGCACAACGTCGATTGcttcgaaagaaatttaagaaattctaTAGAGTACGATCAATGATTTTCGTAGATTCTGAgaaaatgtgtaataacgatGAGATACTTAAATACGTTAAATACGCTATACTTAAATACGTTGTAATGGTTTTGCAGAACACTGCGTGAAGCATGATGTAAAACTTTCAAGAATAATATCGTGAAGAACATTTTTATACGCTTTTCCCATATGTGATGCGGCTTGAAAATTGCATAGCCACACGTCTATAGTTTTCAACACGATCGT
The nucleotide sequence above comes from Bombus fervidus isolate BK054 chromosome 6, iyBomFerv1, whole genome shotgun sequence. Encoded proteins:
- the LOC139987917 gene encoding peritrophin-1-like gives rise to the protein MKALVFVVLVAFLICVNCKSQQSLDAYAQDCELITEKQMMIAHRCNCSNFIICSVNPPVLMSCPVGLRFNQEIQVCDYKFNVKCVPETGCPPS